The following are encoded in a window of Solidesulfovibrio magneticus RS-1 genomic DNA:
- a CDS encoding sensor histidine kinase, with protein sequence MFSRNSRPLLRSTTLRLTALYSCIFICSALTLFVLAYSLLSGAVREGDRVAMAQKLREYVSVSQKKGLAGLLDFLRLEQENIDVEEYLLRVAGPDGATLFSQSPEDSVPLPEVLPLVPGPSVQWAFVPGPDPDGGLTEIGCRALPGGGSVTIGKDASDREGLLARFRVIFAGIMLPVALLGLAAGFVLARRVLTPLKDLIDTVRAIDTGRMDARVPEVGAGDELSELARLFNAMLDKIRTLITGMREALDNVAHDLRTPATRTLAAVEMAVASKNDPAELREALLDCAEETRRMVAMLGALMDISEAETGAMRLRLEVADMARLAAEAAELYEYVAEEKGVALSVAAAGPLPVLADPNRLRQVLANLIDNAVKYTPPGGRVTVAAAREDRFVAVRVADTGQGIAAEDQPRIFDRLYRADRSRSERGLGLGLSLVRAVLFAHGVAIEVESEPGRGSAFAFRLPLAGEDV encoded by the coding sequence ATGTTCTCAAGGAATAGCCGGCCGCTATTGCGCTCCACCACCCTGCGCCTGACGGCGCTGTACTCCTGCATCTTCATCTGCAGCGCCCTGACCCTGTTCGTCCTGGCCTACTCCCTGCTCTCGGGAGCCGTGCGCGAGGGCGACCGGGTGGCCATGGCCCAGAAACTGCGGGAATACGTGTCCGTGAGCCAGAAAAAAGGCCTGGCCGGTCTGCTCGATTTCCTGCGCCTGGAGCAGGAAAACATTGATGTCGAGGAGTATCTGCTACGGGTGGCCGGCCCGGACGGGGCCACCCTGTTCAGCCAGTCGCCCGAGGACTCCGTGCCCCTGCCGGAGGTCCTGCCCCTGGTCCCGGGGCCGTCGGTGCAGTGGGCCTTTGTGCCGGGTCCCGATCCCGACGGGGGACTTACGGAAATCGGCTGCCGGGCGCTTCCCGGCGGGGGGTCGGTGACCATCGGCAAGGATGCCAGCGACCGCGAGGGCTTGCTGGCCCGGTTTCGGGTCATTTTCGCCGGCATCATGCTGCCGGTGGCGCTTTTGGGCCTGGCCGCCGGTTTCGTCCTGGCCCGGCGGGTGCTCACGCCCTTAAAAGACCTCATCGACACGGTGCGGGCCATCGACACCGGCCGCATGGACGCCCGGGTGCCCGAGGTCGGGGCCGGCGACGAACTGAGCGAACTGGCCCGGCTTTTCAACGCCATGCTCGACAAGATCCGCACGCTCATCACCGGGATGCGCGAGGCGCTCGACAACGTGGCCCACGACCTGCGCACCCCGGCCACGCGGACCCTGGCCGCCGTGGAAATGGCCGTGGCCTCAAAAAACGATCCGGCCGAGCTGCGCGAGGCCCTGCTCGACTGCGCCGAGGAAACCCGACGCATGGTCGCCATGCTCGGGGCGCTCATGGACATCTCCGAGGCCGAGACCGGAGCCATGCGCCTGCGTCTGGAAGTGGCCGACATGGCCCGGCTGGCAGCCGAGGCGGCCGAACTCTACGAATACGTGGCCGAGGAAAAGGGCGTGGCCCTTTCCGTGGCCGCCGCCGGCCCCCTGCCCGTTCTGGCCGACCCCAACCGCCTGCGCCAGGTGCTGGCCAACCTCATCGACAACGCCGTCAAGTACACCCCGCCCGGCGGCCGGGTGACGGTGGCCGCCGCCCGGGAAGACCGCTTCGTGGCCGTGCGGGTGGCCGACACCGGCCAGGGCATCGCCGCCGAAGACCAGCCCCGCATTTTCGACCGCCTCTACCGGGCCGACCGCAGCCGCTCCGAACGGGGCCTGGGCCTGGGGCTTTCCCTGGTGCGGGCCGTGCTTTTCGCCCACGGCGTGGCCATAGAGGTGGAAAGCGAGCCGGGACGGGGCTCGGCCTTCGCCTTCCGCCTGCCCCTGGCCGGTGAGGACGTCTGA
- a CDS encoding winged helix-turn-helix domain-containing protein: MRILLVEDDEKIASFILGGLRQSGFAVDHAANGPDGLHLAATEPYCVAIIDVMLPGLDGLQVIEELRRRKIMTPIIILSAKRSVEDRVRGLETGGDDYLSKPFSFAELLARVQALIRRSTSASEPTRLTVGELSMNLLTREVSRGETAVQLQPREFALLEYFMRNPGKVLSKTMIMEHVWDYHFDPQTNLVDVLVCRLRNKIDRDYDRKMLHTLRGVGYVLKE; the protein is encoded by the coding sequence ATGCGCATCCTCCTCGTCGAGGACGACGAGAAAATCGCCTCCTTCATCCTTGGCGGCCTGCGCCAGAGCGGGTTTGCCGTGGACCATGCGGCAAACGGCCCCGACGGCCTGCATCTGGCCGCCACCGAGCCCTACTGCGTGGCCATCATCGACGTCATGCTGCCCGGCCTGGACGGCTTGCAGGTCATTGAAGAACTGCGCCGCCGCAAAATCATGACCCCCATCATCATCCTTTCGGCCAAGCGGTCGGTGGAGGACCGGGTGCGGGGCCTTGAAACCGGCGGCGACGATTATCTGTCCAAGCCCTTTTCCTTTGCCGAACTCCTGGCCCGGGTCCAGGCGCTGATCCGCCGTTCCACCAGCGCTTCGGAGCCCACCCGCCTGACCGTGGGCGAGCTGTCCATGAACCTGCTCACCCGGGAGGTGTCCCGGGGCGAGACGGCCGTGCAGCTCCAGCCCAGGGAGTTCGCCCTGCTTGAATACTTCATGCGCAATCCCGGCAAGGTGCTGTCCAAGACCATGATCATGGAGCACGTCTGGGACTACCACTTCGATCCCCAGACCAATCTCGTGGACGTCCTCGTCTGCCGACTGCGCAACAAGATCGACCGGGACTACGACCGGAAGATGCTCCATACCCTGCGCGGGGTCGGCTATGTTCTCAAGGAATAG
- the sfsA gene encoding DNA/RNA nuclease SfsA, translating into MEREPTRVVLPHPGPILEARFVRRYKRFLVDAEGPDGPITAHANNTGSMLGLLRPGATIGLSTSDNPKRRLPYTLEMTKVPDFAGDFWVGVNTLTPNRLLRRAVAARAIPELIGYDAARPEPPFADGRLDFLLTGPAGRCFVECKNVTMVEDDAAMFPDAATERGRKHLIELTRLAREGRDKAAIFYCVQRPDGRCFAPAAVIDPEYADLLAEAAAAGVLVLPYRAAVSAAGVALGERLPLAAW; encoded by the coding sequence ATGGAGCGAGAACCGACCCGAGTCGTTTTGCCCCACCCCGGCCCCATTCTCGAAGCCCGGTTCGTGCGGCGCTACAAACGGTTTCTCGTCGATGCCGAAGGCCCGGACGGCCCCATCACCGCCCACGCCAACAACACCGGCTCCATGCTGGGGCTGCTGCGCCCGGGCGCGACCATCGGCCTGTCCACGTCCGACAATCCCAAACGGCGGCTGCCCTACACCCTGGAAATGACGAAAGTGCCGGATTTCGCCGGCGATTTCTGGGTCGGGGTCAATACGCTCACCCCCAACCGGCTGCTGCGCCGGGCCGTGGCCGCCCGGGCCATCCCGGAGCTTATAGGCTACGACGCGGCCCGCCCCGAACCGCCCTTTGCCGACGGCCGCCTCGATTTCCTCCTCACCGGCCCGGCCGGACGCTGCTTCGTGGAATGCAAAAACGTGACAATGGTCGAGGACGACGCGGCCATGTTCCCGGACGCCGCCACCGAACGCGGGCGCAAACATCTTATTGAACTCACCCGGCTGGCCCGGGAAGGCCGCGACAAGGCCGCCATCTTCTACTGCGTCCAGCGCCCCGACGGCCGTTGCTTCGCCCCGGCCGCCGTCATCGATCCCGAATACGCCGATCTGCTAGCCGAAGCCGCCGCCGCCGGCGTCCTCGTCCTGCCCTACCGCGCCGCCGTCAGCGCCGCCGGCGTGGCGCTTGGCGAGCGGTTGCCGCTGGCGGCCTGGTAG
- a CDS encoding pyridoxal phosphate-dependent aminotransferase, with protein sequence MRTALRMRLVAPSATLGMAAKAADLRRQGKAILDLSAGEPDFNTPQHIKDAAKKAIDDNFTRYTPVPGIPTLREAVTGYYKKIYGVPVPKEAVIATNGGKQALYNLFLAVLNPGDEVLVPAPYWVSYPDMIRLAGGEPVAVPSSPENGFLVTVEDLDRAATPATRAMVLNSPSNPTGAHYTAEQLDAIMAWAVSRGIYIVSDEIYDRLVYEPAKPASMAGCFAMYPDNVAVVGGLAKSFAMTGWRMGYCIAHPDVIRAMSTLQSQSTSNICSIVQKAAIAALTGPLDCVEEMRQAFARRRDLCLSIIRTWDKAFCPVPAGAFYLFPSLSAYYNEAVPNSTALSEALLTEAGIATVPGVAFGEDRCVRLSYATSDETLEKALTKMGDFLKNLG encoded by the coding sequence ATGCGCACCGCGCTCCGTATGCGTCTCGTCGCCCCGTCCGCCACCCTCGGCATGGCCGCCAAGGCCGCCGATCTGCGCCGTCAGGGCAAGGCCATCCTCGACCTCTCGGCTGGCGAACCCGACTTCAACACGCCCCAGCACATCAAGGACGCCGCCAAAAAGGCCATTGACGACAATTTCACCCGCTATACGCCGGTGCCGGGCATACCGACCCTACGCGAGGCGGTCACCGGGTATTACAAGAAAATCTACGGCGTGCCCGTGCCCAAGGAGGCGGTCATCGCCACCAACGGCGGCAAGCAGGCCCTGTATAATCTCTTCCTGGCCGTGCTCAACCCCGGCGACGAAGTGCTGGTGCCGGCCCCCTACTGGGTCAGCTACCCGGACATGATCCGTCTGGCCGGCGGCGAACCCGTGGCCGTGCCGAGCAGCCCGGAAAACGGCTTCCTCGTTACCGTGGAAGACCTTGACCGGGCGGCCACCCCGGCCACCAGGGCCATGGTCCTCAACTCGCCCTCCAACCCCACCGGGGCCCATTACACCGCCGAACAACTCGACGCCATCATGGCGTGGGCCGTTTCCCGGGGCATCTACATCGTCTCCGACGAGATCTACGACCGCCTTGTCTACGAGCCGGCCAAGCCCGCCTCCATGGCCGGCTGCTTCGCCATGTACCCGGACAACGTGGCCGTGGTCGGCGGCCTGGCCAAGAGCTTCGCCATGACCGGCTGGCGCATGGGCTACTGCATTGCCCATCCCGACGTCATCCGGGCCATGTCCACCCTGCAAAGCCAGTCCACCTCCAACATCTGCTCCATCGTGCAAAAGGCGGCCATCGCGGCGCTGACCGGCCCCCTGGACTGCGTGGAGGAGATGCGCCAGGCCTTTGCCCGCCGCCGCGACCTGTGCCTGTCCATCATAAGGACCTGGGACAAGGCCTTTTGCCCCGTTCCGGCCGGCGCGTTCTACCTGTTCCCGAGCCTTTCGGCCTACTACAACGAGGCCGTGCCCAATTCCACGGCCCTGTCCGAAGCGCTTTTGACCGAAGCCGGCATCGCCACCGTCCCGGGCGTGGCCTTTGGCGAGGACCGCTGCGTGCGTCTGTCCTACGCCACCAGCGACGAAACCCTGGAAAAAGCCCTGACCAAGATGGGCGATTTCCTCAAAAACCTCGGTTAG